TTGACATAAAGGTAATATTCTTTTGCCATAAAGTTTCCTCCATTTCTTTTTTGTCTGCGTTTTTAGACAAAAAAGGAGGACTTCTGCATCCGGGCATAAGAAGTCCTCTAAAATGAAAGAAATTTGCTCTTTCTCTATATTTAAAATTTGATTTTTTATGATAATTACCAGTATCAAAAAGGCCTATTCTTTTTTCCTATATGAATAACATACCCTAAACAACACATAGCAATTACCTCCAACTACTTAATCCATTTTTCTTTTCCCTCACAAATAAATATTGATTAAATCACTCCGGCTTTTTCAAAATGTTTTTTAAGTATTCTTGTTGCAACAAAAGCTCCTATGCAAGCAAGAACAAAAGTTATCAAGCCAAATCCTACTGCCCACGAAACTTTGAAATAAGATAATGCTTCATTTATTTGTGCTTCGCTCATTTTCCATTTTGTTGCTCTTTCCACAAAAGAAGCAGTTCCGAATAAAATCACGGGAATTACAGTCCCTAAAAAATCTGCTAATGCAAATGTCCCATATCCAATAATCATTCGTCCCTTGCTCTTGTAATTTCCTATAATCAAATCACATATAATTCCACCGATTACAGCAAAGACTGCATGAGGCAAATGTCCTCCTGACAGCGCAATTAAACCAAGAAGCGTTCCTGATATTGTAAATACGCCCTTCTTTTTAACTTTCACAGCCATAAGGATATAAACGGTGGCAGCTACCATAAAGCTAACTCCTGAAGCAATAAATCCTCCAACAACTGTTGTTGCCATGGCAAATGCAACTGCCATGTATATGACAATTCCAATTGCATTAAAAATTCCGATTGTAATAAAATCACGACCATTTAATTTGTTTTTCATAAAAGCCCTCCTAATAAATTCTCTGTATTACTATCATAAGAGCGATCATAAAAGCTCCTAATAGTCCAATAGTTAAGTCTGCACATCTAAACTGCAATTCTGTTAATGTTACCCTCTTCTCATCACTATCAAGTCCTCTAATGAGTGCTGAAGCTGACAGTTCATCTGAAATCTTAATCATTCTCATTAAAAGCGGAACAAGCGTATATTCAATGTATTTAATTGGGTGTAGCAATGGGAAAAATCTGCTTGTTACAATTCCTCGAATCCTCATATTCTCTTTTAATGCCTTGAGTTCTGTTTTTATAGTTGGTACAAACCTAAGCAAAACACTAAAAGGTATACCAATGCTTCTTGGTACTTTCATTCTATTTAACGCTTCCAGCATTTCACTTACACTTGTAGTCTTTGTTATATATCCACCAAACATAGCGATTAAGGTCATTCTTGATACAAAGTAAATAAACATATATATTGCAAATACGATGCTTGCTTCAGAAAACTTGCTAAGCCCTAACTCTATGCAGTATAAAAGCACAAAAAACAAGATAAAGCGTAACGCCCTTTTCCACATACTGCTATATACATACAGAAAAAAGGCAAAAACAATTAGAATAAAAAGTAGAATTGTATCGCTTATAAAAAAGCTCGTAAATCCAACAATTGGAAGTAGAGTAAGCTTTATTCTCGGATCAATGGTTTTTCTATCTACCACGCTTACCACCTCCTCTCATCTTGTCTAATATGAGAAATTTGTTACTTTCACTCATATTCAAAACAGTTTCTATTTTTCCATCTCCCATTACCCACAGCTCACTTACTGTGTTTGCTAAAAACTCAAAATCATGACTTATTACCAAAACTGTTGTCCCATTTTTTAATTGTTCTTCAATCAATTTTGCCACCGAAAGCATTGAGTCTTTATCACAACCTGATGTTGGTTCATCATAGATGAAAATCTTTGCCTGTTTCATCATTCCACAAGCTATTGTCAATCTTTGTTTTTCTCCTCTTGATAAAGCAAACGGATGTTTATCAACGTATTTATCTAAGCCAAGTACACTCAAAATAAACTTTGCCTTTTGGGTATTTTCTTTTTTATCTTTACTTGAAATACCAAGTAGCATTTCATCAAGTACACTTTCCGAAAATAACTGATAGTCTGAATCTTGAAAGACAAAATATGACATATCCATTAAATCTTTATGATTAAGCGACTTATCTTTTCCCGCCCATATTGTTCCCTCTTTTATCTTCTCAAGTCCTGAAATCACTCTTGCAAAGGTAGTTTTCCCGGTACCGTTTAAGCCGATAAGACCAATGGCTTTCCCACACTCTATATTGAAATCAAGATGATTTAAGATGTACTTGTTTTGTTTCTTTCCATCCTTAGCTACATTCGGATAGCAAAATCTCAAGCCTTTTCCACTGATACTTTCATCATTTAATTGATATGAATCTTTCTTCTCACTTATCCTGTATTCTTCTAATTCAAGAGTTCTTAGTCCATTCTCATCCCAAAACTCCTCTTCAAGATGGATAACTTCTTCCCGGCTCAAGTCCTGTGCAATCTCTCCATCTTTCATCAAAAGAAAACGGTCAAATAAAGATTTTGCATAGTACAAACGATGCTCAATTAGAACAACTGTTGTACCTTTTTTCTTTAATTTCTCCAAAATTAAAAACAGATCAAATGTTGCTTTCATATCCAAATTTGCTGAAGGCTCATCTAAAATTAAAACTTTCGGATTCATTGCATAGATACTTGCAATAGCTATCTTTTGTTTCTGCCCGCTTGATAATTCAAAAACAGATTTTCCTTTCAGTTCCTCAATATCCAGCTCTGCATATACTTCTTCTACTCTCTGTTTGATTTCATCTCTTGATTTACAGATAGTTTGAAGCCCAAAAGCTATTTCTTCATCTGTCGTTGTCGTGAAAAACTGACTTCTTGGATCTTGAAATACAGTCCCTACAATATGCCCTACTTCATGAAGTAATAATTTGCTTATATCTTTTCCGAACGCAAAGGCTTCTCCTTTCATTTTGCCTTTGTAATAATGTGGAATAAGGCCATTCATTACACTTCCAAGAGTGCTTTTACCACTTCCACTTTTCCCTGAAATTAAAACAAATTCACCTTTTTTAATTTCAAGATTGATATTTTTTAAAGCAGTTCGCCCATCTTCCCATTCATAAGAAACATCTTTTAACAAAATCATGGTTACACCTCATACTGAGCTTTCCATAATTTTGTGTAGTAACCATTTTTATCAAGAAGTTCCCCGTGCTTTCCTTTTTCAAGTAAATTACCTTTTTGAAATACGAGAATTTGGTCGGCTTTTTGAATGGTTTTTAAATGATGAGCCACTACAAGTACAGTTCTATTCTTTGCGAGTTCTGTAATAGCATCTTGTATCAAAGATTCATTTACAGGATCAACATTACTTGTCATTTCATCAAGAATTAAAATAGGTGCATCCTTTAGAAAAGCTCTTGCAATAGATATTCTTTGTCTCTGTCCACCTGATAAAATCCCACCATTTTCTCCAATATCAGTTTCATAACCTTTTGGTAAACTCATAATGAAATCATGTATTCTCGCTTTCTTTGCAGCTTCAATGATTTCTTCTTTTGTAGCTCCTTTTTTACCTACTCTGATATTTTCTTCAATCGTGTTATCAAACAGTTGAACATTCTGCATGACAATGCTGATACGATCTAAAAGCTCATCATAAGGAATATCCCTTATATCAGTTCCTCCAAGTATAATTTTCCCTTTATGCACATCATAAAATCTTAGAAGCAAGTTGGTAATAGTAGTCTTTCCACTACCTGATTCTCCAACTAAGGCTGTCATTGTTTTTTCAGCAATAGAAAAGCTCAATTTTTCCATTTTAAATTCATCTTTTTCATAAGAAAAATCTATGTTTTCAAAAGCTATATCATTATCTTTCGGAACAATTCCATTCACTTTATCCGGGATTACATCTGCATATAAAATTCTTGAAAGTCTCTCATAACTATCTACCGCCGAAACATAGTACATATAGTGTTGTTCCATAGAAGCGAATGGCTTATAAAATTCTTTTGAAATTACTGCAAAGATAATAAAATGAAGTACATCAAGACTTCCCGTTGTAACAAGTATTGCTCCTGCAATTAAAAGAACTAAATATCCAATATCCAGTAAAAACCCAAATATAGATAGCTGTTTTGCCTTTAATCTTGAAGCTACTTTGCTTGTTTCTCCAAACTTTTTTGTCTTATTCATAAGCTCATTATCCAAGCTCTTATTGTTTGAAAAACTCTTTAATACAGGTATTCCTCTAACATATTCAACAAATAAGCTAACCATATCAAGAAGTGCTGAGTTGTTCTGATTTTCTATTTTTTCAGATTGCTTAATTGTCAGATATAGAAAGATTAGTGCAATCGGAACAGATACAGCCATAATAATAGAAAGTTTGAAATCAATATTTGCAAGACCAACAAATACGACTGCGCCTATCAAAAAATCACCAAACATTCTCGACCACATATGCCCTACAACAAGGGACATATTATCAACATCTTTGTGTAAAATTGTATTTATTTCCCCAAGTCGTTCATTGGTATAAAATCCCAAACTGAATTTCTTTAATTTGATAATCATGCGTTCTCTTATTTGCTGAACAATATCAAAACCTGCACTATGCTTTTTCATATCTGCGACCATGTTACAAATACCTTTGAAGACTACAAGTAATCCAATCGCAATAAAATATTTATATAGGCTTGTTAAGCTCGTTCCGTCAAAGATTTGGAACAGTATAGAAAATACGATAACAATCATGGCTATGGAGCTGAGTCCATAAAGGGCAAAAAATACACTTGATATAATCAAATCTCTCTTGCCGGTTTTTGTAAGTAGTTTTAACATTTCTCTAAACATTTTCTGTTACCACCTCTTTCAAATTCCATCTATCTACCTTGTTCTGTGCTTCAACCATATCCTTATAGAACTCACATCTTTCCATCAGCTCTTCATGACTTCCTGCATCAAGAACAAGGCCTTTATCCATAACAATAATTTGGTCTGAATCTCTAATCGTATTTAGATGATGAGCAATTGTAATGATGGTTTTATCCTGACTTAAATCATCAATCGCTTCACCGATTAGTCTTTCGTTTTCACTATCAACAGCTGCCATTGCCTCATCTAATATTAAAATCGGTGCATTTTTAAGTATCATTCTCGCAATTGATATTCTTTGTTTTTCTCCACCGGATAACTTAACTCCCATTTCACCTACTCGTGTTTCATATCCATTTGGCAACGCTGAAATAAAGTCATGACATCTCGCTTTTTTGGCAGCTTCTATGACTTCTTCTTTTGTCGCATTAAGTTTCCCGATTGCAATATTGTCAAAAATACTTAAATCGAAAAGGATGACCTCCTGTTGCACACTTCCAATAAGATTTGAAATATTTTCCTGACTGTAATCCTTTATATCTTTCCCATTTATTTCTATTCGTCCGCTGTCAGCATCCCAAAATCCCATAAGCAAATTAGATACGGTACTTTTCCCACAACCGCTTGCCCCTACAAAGGCATTCAAGCTATTTTTCTTAAAAGTTAAATTGATATCTTTAAGCGCAAAGCCATCTTTTCCGTATGCAAAATTCACATCTTTAAATTCTATGTTTCCAAATTCTAAACCTTGTTCTGTCTTTTTCTTTGGAAGCGGAACGGTTAAAACTTTGCCAATCGCCTTTAATGCCTCCTTAAATACAATAGAAAAATGTTGTAGAGTGGCTGTCTTGCTTATGGATGCTGTAAACGCAGATGATAAAATAATTGCAAGTATAAAATTAGGGGTTGTAATATTTCCATAGTAAAGAAATATACTTCCCAAAATCATGACAATAACTACTCCAATTTCCATAAATATGTCAATGAGTCCCATTGGAATTGTGATTGCCCCCATACTCTTTTTAACCCAGTAAACATACTCTCTTGCCGTTTTTAATGTTCTTTCGCTAATCTCCTCTTCTTTAGCAAAAGCCTTAATCACAGAAATATTTTTTACATATTCCATTAGCTCTTCTCTCATCTTGTTTTCATGGTTAAAGTAAAT
This is a stretch of genomic DNA from Mageeibacillus indolicus UPII9-5. It encodes these proteins:
- a CDS encoding MptD family putative ECF transporter S component, with translation MKNKLNGRDFITIGIFNAIGIVIYMAVAFAMATTVVGGFIASGVSFMVAATVYILMAVKVKKKGVFTISGTLLGLIALSGGHLPHAVFAVIGGIICDLIIGNYKSKGRMIIGYGTFALADFLGTVIPVILFGTASFVERATKWKMSEAQINEALSYFKVSWAVGFGLITFVLACIGAFVATRILKKHFEKAGVI
- a CDS encoding energy-coupling factor transporter transmembrane component T yields the protein MVDRKTIDPRIKLTLLPIVGFTSFFISDTILLFILIVFAFFLYVYSSMWKRALRFILFFVLLYCIELGLSKFSEASIVFAIYMFIYFVSRMTLIAMFGGYITKTTSVSEMLEALNRMKVPRSIGIPFSVLLRFVPTIKTELKALKENMRIRGIVTSRFFPLLHPIKYIEYTLVPLLMRMIKISDELSASALIRGLDSDEKRVTLTELQFRCADLTIGLLGAFMIALMIVIQRIY
- a CDS encoding ABC transporter ATP-binding protein, whose amino-acid sequence is MILLKDVSYEWEDGRTALKNINLEIKKGEFVLISGKSGSGKSTLGSVMNGLIPHYYKGKMKGEAFAFGKDISKLLLHEVGHIVGTVFQDPRSQFFTTTTDEEIAFGLQTICKSRDEIKQRVEEVYAELDIEELKGKSVFELSSGQKQKIAIASIYAMNPKVLILDEPSANLDMKATFDLFLILEKLKKKGTTVVLIEHRLYYAKSLFDRFLLMKDGEIAQDLSREEVIHLEEEFWDENGLRTLELEEYRISEKKDSYQLNDESISGKGLRFCYPNVAKDGKKQNKYILNHLDFNIECGKAIGLIGLNGTGKTTFARVISGLEKIKEGTIWAGKDKSLNHKDLMDMSYFVFQDSDYQLFSESVLDEMLLGISSKDKKENTQKAKFILSVLGLDKYVDKHPFALSRGEKQRLTIACGMMKQAKIFIYDEPTSGCDKDSMLSVAKLIEEQLKNGTTVLVISHDFEFLANTVSELWVMGDGKIETVLNMSESNKFLILDKMRGGGKRGR
- a CDS encoding ABC transporter ATP-binding protein produces the protein MFREMLKLLTKTGKRDLIISSVFFALYGLSSIAMIVIVFSILFQIFDGTSLTSLYKYFIAIGLLVVFKGICNMVADMKKHSAGFDIVQQIRERMIIKLKKFSLGFYTNERLGEINTILHKDVDNMSLVVGHMWSRMFGDFLIGAVVFVGLANIDFKLSIIMAVSVPIALIFLYLTIKQSEKIENQNNSALLDMVSLFVEYVRGIPVLKSFSNNKSLDNELMNKTKKFGETSKVASRLKAKQLSIFGFLLDIGYLVLLIAGAILVTTGSLDVLHFIIFAVISKEFYKPFASMEQHYMYYVSAVDSYERLSRILYADVIPDKVNGIVPKDNDIAFENIDFSYEKDEFKMEKLSFSIAEKTMTALVGESGSGKTTITNLLLRFYDVHKGKIILGGTDIRDIPYDELLDRISIVMQNVQLFDNTIEENIRVGKKGATKEEIIEAAKKARIHDFIMSLPKGYETDIGENGGILSGGQRQRISIARAFLKDAPILILDEMTSNVDPVNESLIQDAITELAKNRTVLVVAHHLKTIQKADQILVFQKGNLLEKGKHGELLDKNGYYTKLWKAQYEV
- a CDS encoding ABC transporter ATP-binding protein translates to MPEKELRKKVIGKNGLSNSLLALKIVFDLIPQILLVYLISSLITNNTNEVDLKYVFFGIFISFVLKGVFYYFATKAAHEKAYEKLTELRLDIIDHLKKLSLGFFKEHNTGELTNIVQHDVEQVEVYLAHGLPEIMSVTLLPTIIFVAMIFVDWRLALGMIAGVPLMYLVKVLSQKTMDKNFAIYFNHENKMREELMEYVKNISVIKAFAKEEEISERTLKTAREYVYWVKKSMGAITIPMGLIDIFMEIGVVIVMILGSIFLYYGNITTPNFILAIILSSAFTASISKTATLQHFSIVFKEALKAIGKVLTVPLPKKKTEQGLEFGNIEFKDVNFAYGKDGFALKDINLTFKKNSLNAFVGASGCGKSTVSNLLMGFWDADSGRIEINGKDIKDYSQENISNLIGSVQQEVILFDLSIFDNIAIGKLNATKEEVIEAAKKARCHDFISALPNGYETRVGEMGVKLSGGEKQRISIARMILKNAPILILDEAMAAVDSENERLIGEAIDDLSQDKTIITIAHHLNTIRDSDQIIVMDKGLVLDAGSHEELMERCEFYKDMVEAQNKVDRWNLKEVVTENV